The following coding sequences lie in one Miscanthus floridulus cultivar M001 chromosome 9, ASM1932011v1, whole genome shotgun sequence genomic window:
- the LOC136479550 gene encoding multiple C2 domain and transmembrane region protein 6-like yields MRRLCKSAAFNISVKYTHAEVGNIRVFDIRPNASSIVRYSMKLVVEVVGALDLPARRGRVTPFVQIAFGSQRHATGVRPGEANPTWNETVVFVVDAISGRLSDRSIDVGVYHRRSSGRKSCLGRVRLFGAAVAPSAQEAVLLRCPLDKPSFFAPARGEVALRLYLAPYGASATPTAAAAAGNAYSTTYATTFNDTASMASGPETVVGGASTHSSPAMVIKKKKKRKETVQEPPVHVFNAILTQSSTGSLIFPPPPPPPPSMPPPTGAPKATKKAAAPATADDAKAAEYLMVDKLEFLYVNVVRGRGLSGTDLTFGIDPYVEVRVGNYSAVTRHLVRNREPEWNQVFAFSKDQLQADSVEVIVKDKNLILWDSIVGKATLSIAEVPSLAPPNRPLAPQWYGLKGAKVQWTGGEVMVAAPGRGRETSSIFPRRENPHNEL; encoded by the coding sequence ATGCGTAGACTCTGCAAGTCTGCAGCATTCAACATTTCCGTGAAATATACCCATGCAGAAGTAGGTAACATTCGAGTATTCGACATCAGACCAAACGCTTCGAGTATTGTGCGCTACAGCATGAAGCTGGTGGTCGAGGTCGtcggcgcgctcgacctgccgGCGAGGCGCGGCCGCGTGACCCCGTTCGTGCAGATCGCGTTCGGCAGCCAGCGCCACGCGACCGGCGTGAGGCCCGGCGAGGCCAACCCGACGTGGAACGAGACCGTCGTGTTCGTAGTCGACGCGATCTCCGGCCGGCTCTCGGACCGTTCCATCGACGTCGGGGTCTACCACCGGCGCAGCTCCGGCCGCAAGAGCTGCCTCGGCCGCGTCCGCCTGTTCGGCGCGGCCGTCGCGCCGTCCGCCCAGGAGGCCGTGCTCCTACGCTGCCCACTCGACAAGCCCAGCTTCTTCGCCCCGGCGCGCGGCGAGGTTGCGCTCCGCCTCTACCTGGCGCCGTACGGCGCGTCGGCCACTCcaaccgctgccgccgccgctggcaaTGCCTACTCTACCACGTATGCCACAACATTCAACGACACCGCCTCCATGGCCAGCGGCCCAGAGACAGTCGTCGGAGGCGCGAGCACGCACTCATCTCCTgcaatggtgatcaagaagaaaaagaagaggaaagaAACAGTGCAAGAGCCGCCGGTGCATGTCTTCAACGCCATCCTCACGCAGTCCAGCACAGGGTCACTGATCttcccgccaccgccaccgccgccgccgtccatgcCACCGCCCACCGGAGCCCCAAAGGCCACCAAGAAGGCTGCGGCGCCTGCCACCGCCGACGACGCCAAGGCGGCGGAGTACCTCATGGTTGACAAGCTGGAGTTCCTGTACGTCAACGTAGTGCGCGGCAGGGGCCTCTCCGGCACCGACCTCACGTTCGGCATCGACCCGTACGTGGAGGTCCGGGTGGGCAACTACTCGGCGGTGACACGTCATCTCGTCAGGAACCGTGAACCCGAGTGGAACCAGGTGTTCGCCTTCTCCAAGGATCAGCTCCAGGCGGACAGCGTGGAGGTGATCGTCAAGGACAAGAACCTCATCCTGTGGGACAGCATCGTCGGCAAAGCTACCCTGAGCATCGCCGAGGTCCCAAGCTTGGCTCCTCCTAACCGCCCTCTGGCGCCTCAGTGGTACGGGCTCAAGGGCGCCAAGGTCCAGTGGACAGGCGGCGAGGTCATGGTCGCCGCGCCTGGAAGGGGtcgtgaaacatcctcaatttttccgcgaagggaaaatccacataatgaattataa
- the LOC136479551 gene encoding FT-interacting protein 4-like, translating into MSVFARVQLGAQRWYTRASPSAKWEEDFFLVAAWPFDEPLEIAVIDVASPERHELLGEVTFPMGSIKVQQFDKKFKPPAPSWHDLELPRSSDGGGGGGDDARDRSGRRHEFRSKIQLRVYYDTSYASDFQPSARPLRSQAIGVLELAVLRATGLRSTKRPNDGRGTVDAYCVAKYGQKWIRTRTLLDTASPSWQEQFTFDVFDPCTVLTVAVFDNSQLSSAEASRRGDTDAPLGKVRIRVSTLASGRTYEQPYSLFVVHPTGLLRCGELHLAVRFTHTAWLNMMSLYLRPALPKQHFAKPIPTHLLPRLRRYAADVVASGLSRAEPPLLPGAVHYFLRDPSAHPRPDVAEGYAYSMRRSLAACARLRDVLAPLAAFARWFRGVRDWDNPVTTVLVLIVFVVLAWMPFLILPTFFLYLFAVGAWNFWQWPVGPAQMEHYSGGVPQAMFEEEFDAGLPSGTPPEVLLQWYLRLRETAAHIQGFIGDVASKGERVHAVLEWRDGRATVIALVAVAALTVVSYAVPFKALVSVTGVYVMRHPLLRRKEPSALMSFFRRLPSNADVML; encoded by the coding sequence ATGAGCGTGTTCGCGAGGGTGCAGCTCGGCGCGCAGAGGTGGTACACGCGGGCGTCGCCGAGCGCCAAGTGGGAAGAGGACTTCTTCCTCGTCGCGGCGTGGCCGTTCGACGAGCCCCTTGAGATCGCCGTCATTGACGTCGCCTCGCCGGAGCGGCACGAGCTGCTGGGCGAGGTCACCTTCCCCATGGGAAGCATCAAGGTGCAGCAGTTCGACAAGAAGTTCAAGCCGCCGGCGCCGTCATGGCACGACCTCGAGCTGCCACGTTCGTccgacggcggtggcggtggtggcgatgatGCCCGGGACAGATCAGGACGGCGGCACGAGTTCAGGAGCAAGATACAGCTGCGCGTCTACTACGATACGTCGTACGCCAGCGACTTCCAGCCATCGGCGCGGCCGCTCCGGTCGCAGGCCATCGGTGTCCTCGAGCTCGCCGTCCTGCGAGCAACCGGCCTCCGGTCAACGAAGCGCCCGAACGACGGGCGAGGGACCGTCGACGCCTACTGCGTCGCAAAGTACGGGCAGAAGTGGATCCGGACACGCACGCTCCTCGACACGGCCTCGCCGAGCTGGCAGGAGCAGTTCACGTTCGACGTGTTCGACCCCTGCACCGTGCTCACCGTCGCCGTCTTCGATAACAGCCAGCTCTCCTCCGCCGAGGCCTCGCGGCGCGGCGACACCGACGCGCCGCTGGGCAAAGTCCGCATCCGCGTATCCACGCTAGCGTCAGGCCGCACGTACGAGCAGCCGTACTCCCTGTTCGTGGTGCACCCCACCGGGCTCCTCCGGTGCGGCGAGCTCCACCTCGCCGTCCGGTTCACGCACACGGCGTGGCTCAACATGATGTCTCTGTACCTCCGGCCGGCGCTGCCGAAGCAGCATTTCGCGAAGCCGATCCCGACGCACCTCCTCCCGAGGCTCCGGCGGTACGCCGCGGACGTCGTCGCCTCCGGCCTGTCGCGCGCCGAGCCGCCGCTGCTCCCGGGCGCCGTGCACTACTTCCTCCGCGACCCGTCCGCGCACCCGAGGCCCGACGTGGCGGAGGGCTACGCGTACAGCATGCGCAGGTCCCTCGCGGCTTGCGCGCGCCTGCGCGACGTGCTGGCCCCGCTCGCCGCGTTCGCGCGCTGGTTCCGGGGCGTCCGCGACTGGGACAACCCGGTCACCACGGTCCTCGTCCTGATCGTGTTCGTCGTGCTGGCGTGGATGCCCTTCCTCATCCTTCCGACCTTCTTCCTCTACCTGTTCGCCGTCGGCGCGTGGAACTTCTGGCAGTGGCCGGTGGGGCCGGCGCAGATGGAGCACTACAGCGGCGGCGTTCCCCAGGCCATGTTCGAGGAGGAGTTCGACGCCGGGTTGCCGTCGGGGACCCCGCCGGAGGTACTCCTCCAGTGGTACTTGCGACTCCGGGAAACGGCCGCTCACATCCAGGGGTTCATCGGTGACGTCGCCTCGAAGGGAGAGCGCGTGCACGCGGTGCTGGAATGGAGGGACGGCCGCGCCACGGTGATCGCGCTCGTGGCGGTGGCCGCGCTCACCGTCGTGAGCTACGCGGTGCCGTTCAAGGCGCTGGTGTCTGTCACCGGGGTCTACGTGATGAGGCATCCGCTGCTGCGGCGGAAGGAGCCGTCGGCGCTGATGAGCTTCTTCCGGCGGTTGCCGTCCAATGCCGATGTCATGCTGTGA